The following are encoded together in the Candidatus Zixiibacteriota bacterium genome:
- the fusA gene encoding elongation factor G yields MKVFDTDHVRNISLIGQRGCGKTSLADAIAYSSGITNRLGKVDDGTSLSDYTEEEINRKSSIGLSILACPWKDVKINVLDLPGHADFIGELIAGLNISDVAIMVINATAGIEVGTEIQYRYVKKFNLPRLFFINKIEKEHVKAADLVNQLQERYGLKAIPVQLPIGEGLTYKGVVDLVKMKGITFDDKGREIVGDIPGDLKDAAEKGRQKLMESVAESDDALLEKFFDQGELSAAEIVDGMKKAIVKQTIYPILFGSADSNSGVQTMMDFVAEYLPSSNMLPPLNMLKGAKEEIESVSVASSGDPIAFVFKTVAEAHVGEIALFKVISGKVSQGMDIYNHTQSASERIGQILSITGKERKDIETVNAGDIGALVKLKSTRSGDTLGKKDRSLVMPPVEFPVPVMDIGIKPKAKGDEEKLSTGLQKIRDEDPTFKIEIDPALKQTVLLTQGSTHAEILLSKLQKRYGVEVETFKPRIAYRETIKGKIEIQHRYKKQSGGRGQYGDVHLRLEPNERGSGFVFLDEIKGGVIPSKYVPSVEKGIIEAMQEGGLTGSPVVDVKVAVFYGSYHAVDSSDMAFKIASSMAFKEGFLKCTPILLEPIDKVEILVPEDFTGDVMGDLSSRRGKIAGMDPEGRYTKIRATVPQAELYNYSVDLRSMTSGQGFYLRDFSHYDEVPREVTEKVIDEIKKSKE; encoded by the coding sequence GGCATTACCAATCGGCTTGGAAAAGTTGATGATGGCACATCGCTGTCAGATTATACCGAAGAAGAAATCAATCGGAAAAGCTCAATCGGCCTTTCAATATTGGCCTGTCCGTGGAAGGATGTCAAAATCAATGTCCTGGATCTGCCGGGTCATGCCGATTTCATCGGCGAATTGATTGCCGGGCTTAATATTTCGGATGTCGCGATTATGGTTATCAATGCCACTGCCGGAATTGAGGTTGGCACGGAAATTCAATATCGATATGTCAAGAAATTCAATCTGCCAAGGCTCTTTTTTATCAATAAAATCGAAAAAGAACATGTCAAAGCGGCTGATCTGGTTAATCAGTTACAGGAACGCTATGGTCTTAAGGCCATCCCGGTTCAATTACCAATTGGTGAAGGTTTGACATATAAAGGCGTGGTTGATCTGGTCAAAATGAAGGGGATTACCTTCGACGACAAGGGCAGGGAAATCGTGGGTGATATTCCCGGCGACCTGAAAGACGCCGCTGAAAAAGGCCGTCAGAAACTGATGGAATCGGTGGCTGAATCGGATGATGCCCTGCTGGAGAAGTTTTTCGACCAGGGCGAATTGTCCGCCGCCGAGATAGTTGACGGGATGAAAAAGGCCATAGTCAAACAAACGATTTACCCGATTTTATTTGGTTCCGCGGATTCTAATTCCGGTGTCCAGACCATGATGGATTTTGTTGCGGAGTATCTTCCTTCTTCGAATATGCTGCCGCCATTAAACATGCTGAAAGGTGCCAAGGAGGAAATCGAAAGCGTTAGTGTTGCGTCATCGGGCGATCCAATAGCCTTTGTATTTAAAACCGTGGCCGAGGCTCATGTGGGTGAAATAGCTTTATTTAAGGTGATATCGGGCAAGGTTTCGCAGGGAATGGATATTTATAATCATACGCAGAGCGCCTCCGAAAGAATCGGTCAGATTTTATCGATTACGGGTAAGGAGCGAAAGGATATTGAGACCGTTAATGCCGGTGATATCGGGGCTCTGGTGAAATTAAAATCCACCCGGAGTGGTGATACCCTGGGCAAGAAAGACCGCAGTCTGGTTATGCCGCCGGTGGAATTCCCGGTACCGGTCATGGATATTGGCATTAAGCCGAAGGCCAAAGGAGATGAGGAGAAACTATCGACCGGACTGCAGAAAATAAGGGATGAGGACCCGACTTTCAAGATTGAAATTGACCCGGCTTTGAAACAAACTGTTTTGCTGACTCAGGGCTCGACTCATGCGGAAATATTGCTGAGCAAGTTGCAGAAAAGATATGGTGTTGAGGTGGAGACATTCAAACCCCGAATTGCCTATCGCGAAACCATCAAGGGGAAAATCGAAATCCAGCACCGATACAAAAAACAAAGCGGTGGCCGGGGGCAATATGGCGATGTGCATCTGCGTCTGGAGCCCAATGAGCGCGGCTCAGGTTTTGTGTTTCTGGACGAGATCAAAGGCGGAGTTATTCCCAGCAAATATGTCCCCTCGGTGGAAAAAGGCATCATCGAGGCCATGCAGGAAGGCGGTCTGACCGGATCGCCGGTGGTTGATGTCAAGGTGGCTGTTTTTTATGGCTCCTATCACGCCGTTGACTCATCGGATATGGCTTTCAAGATCGCGTCTTCAATGGCCTTCAAGGAAGGCTTTTTGAAATGCACCCCGATCTTGCTGGAGCCCATAGACAAAGTCGAAATTCTGGTTCCCGAGGATTTTACCGGTGATGTTATGGGAGATTTATCATCACGCCGGGGCAAGATTGCCGGTATGGATCCGGAGGGTCGTTATACCAAAATACGAGCCACCGTACCGCAGGCGGAGCTTTATAACTACTCGGTTGATCTCAGGTCCATGACTTCCGGGCAGGGGTTTTATCTAAGGGATTTTTCTCATTATGATGAGGTCCCGCGGGAGGTGACCGAAAAGGTTATTGACGAGATTAAGAAAAGTAAAGAATAA